In Luteimonas sp. MC1750, the following proteins share a genomic window:
- a CDS encoding helix-turn-helix transcriptional regulator has translation MARTAVTNHIRRLRQERTGMTQEALAQACRVTRQTIIALEAGRYAPSLELAFRIAHALGTPLDEVFEWDATPPG, from the coding sequence GTGGCGCGCACCGCGGTCACCAACCACATCCGCCGCCTGCGCCAGGAGCGCACCGGCATGACCCAGGAGGCACTCGCGCAGGCCTGCAGGGTCACCCGGCAGACCATCATCGCGCTCGAGGCCGGCCGCTATGCCCCCTCGCTGGAACTGGCCTTCCGCATCGCGCATGCGCTGGGCACGCCGCTGGACGAGGTATTCGAGTGGGACGCCACGCCACCGGGATGA
- a CDS encoding DnrO protein, producing MQPLPILLALSLAIVPGLAHAQHDHGAHAAHARQAGTTPAAHAHHAADTPAAAIPAGHVRWTPDAPLVEGMGQVRKAVATLAHLEMGHLGEGNVLTVAGDVDAAIEYMFGNCELDPEPDVALHGILARLMAGSQALRAAPADPAPVAGMRGALADYGRLFDDPAAAAVR from the coding sequence ATGCAGCCCCTTCCCATCCTGCTGGCCCTGTCACTGGCGATCGTCCCGGGCCTGGCCCACGCCCAGCACGACCATGGCGCGCACGCCGCGCATGCCCGACAGGCCGGGACGACTCCCGCGGCGCATGCACACCATGCCGCGGACACGCCGGCCGCGGCCATTCCGGCCGGTCACGTGCGATGGACGCCGGACGCCCCTCTGGTCGAAGGCATGGGCCAGGTCCGCAAGGCGGTGGCGACACTCGCCCACCTCGAGATGGGCCACCTCGGCGAAGGCAACGTGCTGACAGTGGCGGGCGATGTCGATGCCGCGATCGAGTACATGTTCGGCAACTGCGAGCTCGACCCGGAACCCGACGTCGCGCTGCACGGGATCCTCGCGCGGCTGATGGCGGGCTCGCAGGCGCTTCGGGCTGCGCCGGCGGATCCGGCGCCGGTCGCCGGCATGCGCGGTGCGCTGGCGGACTACGGTCGGCTGTTCGACGACCCGGCGGCCGCGGCGGTGCGCTGA
- a CDS encoding amino acid permease, translated as MNPSHTASSRPSRSLFRTKSIEQTIADAAEPGRQLKRTLSAWDLMILGVAVAVGAGIFSVGARAAGSFAGPAVTMSFLLAALACALAIMCYAEFASSIPVAGSAYTYTYATLGEFIAWIIGWDLILELLTAGAVIAKYWGIYLAMVFELFDVHIPTTIAVLGISVDWGPILIVGVFTCLLILGTKMSARVNNVFTLIKVGIVVFVIVVGLTYFDAANLTPFVPPPEPAVGGDAEAWSQSLLSWMTGAEPARYGVAGVLSGAALVFFAFIGFDVVATSAEEVKDPQRTLPLGIFGGLALVTLLYLGVAVALTGMVPYTVLAAADNPSLATAFVAVGADWAAQVISVGILAGLTTVIMVLLMGLSRVLLAISRDGLLPRWLSVTSETRKTPVRLQLVSGAAVALLAGFTQVEILEEMINIGTLSAFVLVSLAVVVLRRTRPDLPRAFRVPWSPLLPIVSAVLCFYLMLNLTTLTWVRFAVWLAIGAAIYFAYGRRHARVGLATGERT; from the coding sequence ATGAACCCGTCGCACACCGCATCAAGCCGCCCGTCGCGCAGCCTGTTCCGCACCAAGTCCATCGAGCAGACCATCGCCGACGCCGCCGAACCGGGGCGCCAGCTCAAGCGCACGCTCAGCGCCTGGGACCTGATGATCCTCGGCGTGGCGGTGGCGGTCGGGGCCGGCATCTTCTCGGTGGGCGCGCGTGCGGCGGGCAGCTTCGCCGGTCCTGCCGTCACCATGTCCTTCCTGCTCGCCGCGCTGGCCTGCGCGCTCGCGATCATGTGCTACGCCGAGTTCGCCTCCAGCATCCCGGTCGCCGGCAGCGCCTATACCTATACCTACGCCACGCTGGGCGAGTTCATCGCCTGGATCATCGGCTGGGACCTGATCCTCGAGCTGCTCACCGCGGGTGCGGTGATCGCGAAGTACTGGGGCATCTACCTCGCGATGGTGTTCGAGCTGTTCGACGTGCACATCCCGACGACGATCGCGGTGCTCGGCATCAGCGTCGACTGGGGGCCGATCCTGATCGTCGGCGTGTTCACCTGCCTGCTGATCCTGGGCACCAAAATGTCGGCGCGGGTCAACAACGTGTTCACCCTGATCAAGGTGGGCATCGTGGTGTTCGTGATCGTGGTCGGGCTGACCTATTTCGATGCCGCCAACCTCACGCCGTTCGTACCACCGCCGGAGCCCGCCGTCGGCGGCGACGCCGAGGCCTGGTCGCAGTCGCTGCTGTCCTGGATGACAGGCGCCGAGCCGGCGCGCTACGGCGTGGCCGGGGTGCTGTCGGGCGCGGCGCTGGTCTTCTTCGCCTTCATCGGCTTCGACGTGGTCGCGACCTCGGCCGAAGAGGTCAAGGATCCCCAGCGCACGCTGCCGCTGGGCATCTTCGGCGGCCTGGCGCTGGTGACCCTGCTGTATCTCGGCGTGGCGGTGGCACTGACCGGCATGGTGCCGTACACGGTGCTGGCGGCGGCGGACAACCCGTCGCTGGCCACGGCCTTCGTCGCGGTTGGCGCGGACTGGGCCGCCCAGGTGATCTCGGTGGGGATCCTCGCCGGTCTGACCACGGTGATCATGGTGCTGCTGATGGGCCTGTCGCGGGTACTGCTGGCGATCAGCCGCGATGGGCTGCTGCCGCGCTGGCTCAGCGTCACGTCGGAGACCCGCAAGACCCCCGTGCGCCTGCAGCTGGTCAGCGGCGCCGCGGTGGCGCTCCTGGCCGGCTTCACCCAGGTCGAAATCCTGGAGGAGATGATCAACATCGGCACGCTGTCGGCCTTCGTGCTGGTGAGCCTCGCGGTGGTGGTGCTGCGGCGCACGCGGCCGGACCTGCCGCGGGCGTTCCGGGTGCCGTGGTCGCCGCTGCTGCCGATCGTCTCGGCGGTGCTGTGCTTCTACCTGATGCTCAACCTGACCACGCTCACCTGGGTGCGTTTCGCGGTCTGGCTGGCCATCGGCGCGGCGATCTATTTCGCCTACGGCCGGCGTCACGCGCGCGTCGGGCTGGCCACGGGCGAACGGACATGA